The DNA segment ACCCTGGCGCTCACCAGCCGCGTGTTCAGCGACCAGTCCGGCGCGGAACTGCTGCGTGCCAGCGTCGGTCAGACACTGTACTTCGCCGACCGCGAGGTCACGCTGCCGGGAGAGACGGTGCGCGAAGACAACAGCTCGGCGTTCGTCGGCGAGATTGCGGCCGCGCTGGGTGGCGGCTGGCGCGCGCGCGCCGGAATACAGTGGGACCCGGATGCCGATGACGGCGGCAACGTCGATCAGGGCCTGGCTCAGATCACCTATCACGACCAGGACCGGCGTACGTTGAACCTCGCCTATCGGCTGCGCGACGAAGTCACGGAGCAGACCGATCTGGCGTTCGTCTGGCCGGTCAGTGATCGCTGGAGCGTGATCGGCCGACACAATCACTCGCTGCAGGACGATCGACTGCTCGAGGCACTGCTTGGCGTCGAATACGGACGCTGTTGCTGGCGCGTGCGCGCACTGGCGCGGCAGTACACCGATGGCACCGGCGACGATCACAACCTGGGCTTCTTCCTCCAGCTGGAACTGAACGGGCTGGGCCGCCTGGGTGACGACATCGACGAGGTCCTGGACACCAGTATTTACGGGTATCGAACGGATTACCAATGAATAGACTGATATGCCGGTTGCTGCTGCCGGCCCTGCTGATCGGGTTCAGCGCCTCGGCAGGCGCCGAAGAGCTCCCCGAGAATCTGTTGATCGAGCGGATCATCGCGGTCGTGGGCGACGACGTCGTGATGTTGAGCGAGTTGCGCGACGAAGCCACCCGGCTCGAACAGCGCCTGCGACAGAAAAACGTGTCGCCGATGCCGACGACCCCGGTAATCCAGAAGCAGGCATTCGACAACCTGGTCATGAACAAGCTGCAGCTTGCCGAGGCGGCGCGCCTGGGCATCGAGGCCGACGAGGAGACCTTGACCCGCGCGCTCAGCGCGATCGCCGAGAACAACCGGATGACCGTCGCGGAACTCCGCGAGGCACTGACCGCCGAGGGCGTGGATTTCGATGGGTTTCGTCGCAACATGCGTGACGAGATCGTGATCCGCCGCCTGCACAACCGCGAAGTGACCAACCGCATCCAGGTCACCAAGTCCGAGGTCGACAGCTACCTCGAACGCAGCGGCGGCGCCGATGGGCGTACCGCGGTGCACCTGCTCTACATACTCATAGAGATCCCGGACGGCGCTTCTGCCGCAGAGCGCGAAGACGCGCGTCGCCAAGCGACCCAGGCCGTCGAGCAGCTGCGCAGTGGCAGCGACTTCCGGCGCATTGCACAACAGATCTCCACCGGCCAGAACGCGCTGCAGGGCGGCGATCTCGGCTGGATCGACTTCAACGGCGTGCCCCCGCTGTTGCAGCCGTACGTGACCAAGATGCAGAAGGGTGACACCGAGGGTCCGATTGCCGCCGGTCGCGGCTTTCATATCATTCAGTTGGAAGACGTGCGTTACGGCGCCTCGAACATCGTCCGTCAGACCCACCCACGACACATCCTGATCCGCACCAACGAGGTGACCGCGGATGACGATGCCCGACGGCGACTCGAACAGCTGCGCCAGCGCATCCTCGGCGGCGACGATTTCGACACACTTGCGCGTGCAAACTCGGACGACAAGGCATCGGCAATCAAGGGTGGCGACCTCGGCTGGTCGACACCGGGCAACCTGGTTCCGGCATTCGAGGAACAGATGGATCAGCTGCGGCCCGGCGAGATCAGCCAGCCGTTCAAGACCCAGTTCGGCTGGCATATCGTGCAGGTCCTGGAGCGGCGTGATTTTGATGCCACGGACCAGACCCGACGCGATCAGGCGCGTAAGGCGCTCCGTGACGAGAAGGCCGAGGAGGCGCTGCAGGCCTACCTGCGCAAGTTGCGCGACGAGGCGTATATCGAGTTGCGCCTGGACGACAGCCTGAACTGAGATGCCCGGCCGGGTGCTCGCGATCACCACCGGAGAACCGGCCGGCGTCGGTCCGGAACTGTGCGCACAGATCGCTCAGCGTGCCTGGCCGGTGCCGCTGGTCGCGATCGGCGACCCGGCCCTGCTATACGAACGCGCAGCGCAACTGGGGATAGCGCTGAAGATCCGCGAGCTGGACGATCGGACACCGGAAGACCCCGCACCACCCGGACACCTTTGGGTCGCACCGGTGCCACTGCGCAGGCCGAGCCGCTGCGGCCTGGTCGATACCGGCAATGCGCCCTATGTCCTCGATCTCCTGAATCTGGCCATCGACGGCTGCCGCAACGGACGCTTCGCCGCGATGGTGACCGCACCCGCGCACAAAGGGGTCATCAACGACGCCGGCATCCCGTTCACCGGGCATACCGAATACATCGCGGGTCGCGCCGGTGGGCGGCCGGTGATGATGCTGAGCTGCCCGGGCCTGCGCGTCGCATTGGTCACCACGCACCTGGCACTGCGCGCGGTGGCCGATGCCATCTCCGCGGAACGCGTCGAACGCGTGCTGCGCATCCTGGACAACGACCTGCGCCACCGCTTCGGCATCGACCGACCACGCATCCTGGTTTGCGGTCTGAATCCGCATGCCGGCGAGGGCGGCCATCTCGGTCGCGAAGAGATCGAGGTAATAGAACCGGTGTTGAGGCGGCTGACCGCCGAGGGGCTCTCGCTACAGGGGCCGCTGCCGGCCGACACGGCATTCACCCCGCCGCGACTGCGCGACGCCGACGTGGTGTTGGCGATGTATCACGACCAGGGCCTGCCGGTACTCAAACACATGGGATTCGGCAGCGCCGTCAACATCACCCTGGGCCTGCCGTTGATCCGGACATCCGTCGATCACGGCACCGCCCTGGATCTCGCCGGAACCGGCAATGCGAACCCCGACAGCCTGGCCGCCGCGATCAGTGTCGCGATTGAAATGCTCGAAAATAGCGCTCAAGAAACCACCGGGTGATCACCCGGCAGCGGCGCGAACACACAACGCCGCTGGATCCGTCAGCCGGCAGGCATGCCGCCGAGGCGACTCAGCGAGACTGTTCCGGACTGACGCAGGGCGCGGTGCAAACCACTTCCGTACGCAGGTCCGTCCAGCCATCCGGCGCAGAGGCGCGCGCCTGGATGCCGATTGTGACTGTCAACGCGAGCGCCACCGCCAAGACGAGCAACCCGAACGGGTCCGCCCTGCCGGAGGAACGGGATACAGATCTACGCATCGCACCAACCCCCGTCATGAAAAGTTTCCTGATTCTCCGTGCAAACCGAGTCTGGCCGCCGTGCGGGAGATCACAGCCCCGCGACAACTGTCGGCGATGTTAGGTGCGACGCGCCCTCGCTGCGTGCACGTAGTAAAGCACATCGCCATCATTTCTTCTCGGCGCCCGCATCGCCTTCCACGGCTCCGGCGTCCTTGAGTGCACTGACCACCTCGCCGTGCCCGGCCAGGGTCGCGCGCGCCAAAGCGGTCTTGCCGCCGGTATCCTTTAGATTGACATCGGCACCGGCGACCAACAGCAGATCGACCAACTCCCTGTGACCGAGCGCGCTGGCGGCCATCAGGGCACTGGTACCGCCGTTGTCCACAGCGTTCACATCGGCACCGGCGGCCAGCAATACCAGCGTCGTGCGGCGGTTACCGTTGAAGCCGGCGATCACCAGCACCGGTCGTCCCGAACCATTCTTGGTGTTCGCATCGACCCCCTGCACCAGCAGGTCGCGAACCTCCTCGGATCGTCCGGCCGCGGCGGCCGCAACCATCCGGCCCTCTGCGTCGACCGCCCACGCCGGCGCCAGCAGCCCTAAACCGAAGACCATCAGCAACAAGACACGCATCGTCATTTCCCGATCGGGCGCAGAATCCATGAATGTCGCGGCGCGCCACCTCAACCACCGAACACTTTGTCGGCAGGATTCGCACAGCCTGTAGCGGCCTTGCTTTTCCCCCTTGGTGACAGTAGGTTCCAGCAGACACGCAGTCGCGCAGCAACCCAGCAGGCGGGCCCATGAATCACAGGATTGAGATCGGTGTCGAGACCGTGTACGTGGATGAGCAGTCCGATCCCGACGCGGATCGCTACGTATTCGCCTACACCATCACGATCAGCAATGCCGGAAGCGCACCGGCCAAGCTGCTGAACCGCCATTGGCTGATCACCGACGCGAACGGCAAGGTGCAGGAGGTGCGCGGCGAGGGGGTGGTCGGCGAGCAACCCTACCTGCGCCCCGGCGAGGTGTTTCGCTACACCAGCGGCACCGTGATCGAGACCCCGGTCGGCACCATGGAGGGTGAATACGAGATGGTCGCCGATGATGGTCGTTCTTTCCTGGCCCCGATCGACCGCTTTGCGCTGTCGGTGCCGCGCGTCCTCCACTAACCGAGCGCACGGCAGGTTCAGCATTGGCGATCTATGCGGTCGGCGACATCCAGGGGTGTTACGACGAACTCAGAAGTGCGCTCGACGCCGTCGATTTCGATCCGGCAAGCGACACGCTATGGAGCGTGGGCGACCTGGTCAATCGGGGGCCGAATTCGCTTGGCGTGCTGCGATTCGTGCGCGGCCTCGGAGATGCGGCCATCTGCGTGCTCGGAAATCACGACCTGCACCTGTTGGCGCTGGCAAACGGCAATGACAAACACAAGGACGAATCGAGTCTGCAGCCGGTGCTGTCGGCACCGGACCGCGACGAGCTATTGCACTGGCTGCGCCATCGACCACTGGTCCACTACGACAGGGAACTGGACTTCGTACTCCTGCATGCCGGCCTGCCGCCGCAGTGGGACCTGGCCACGACGCTCAGATGCGCCGGCGAAGTCGAGCAGGTCCTGCGCAGTGACGGACACGGGGAGTACTTCGCCCACATGTACGGCAACAAGCCAGACCGCTGGGACCCGAAACTACGCGGCATGGAACGCTGGCGATTCACGACGAACTGCCTGACCCGGCTGCGTTACTGCGATGCGGACGGCAAACTCGCGCTAAAGGAAAAAGGCCCACCGGGCAGCCAGAAACGCGGCCGCGTACCCTGGTTCGAACACCCGCACCGGGCGAGCAGCGACCAGCGTATCGTGTTCGGCCATTGGTCGACGCTCGGCTATCTGGCGCAGCACAACGTCTGGGCGCTCGATACGGGCTGCCTATGGGGCGGCACGCTGACGCTGCTGAGACTGGATGTCGATCCGCCGGTCCGCCACTCGACCCCCTGCGCGAGCTGGCAGAACCCGCGTCGATTCGCCTGACATCGGCAAAGGCCCGATGTCGGCCGGCAGGTCACACTGAACGCCCGCGTGCGATGTTGCGCCCGTAGAAGATCTCCAGCATCTCGCGGCGGATCTTGTTCGCGATCTCGCGTTGCCCCTTGGGTGACACATCGTCCACGTCCACGCCGAACAGGTAGCTGTCGAGATCGAACTCCTTCAGCATCATCTTGGTGTGGAAGATGTTCTCCTGGTACACATTGACATCGACCATCTGGTAGCGCTCACGGGTGTCGCGGGCGAGGAAGTTCTGTATCGAGTTGATCTTGTGATCGATGTAGTGCTTCTTGCCGTTCACGTCGCGTGTGAAGCCACGCACGCGGTAGTCCATGATCACGATGTCGGATTCGAACGAGTGGATCAGGTAGTTCAAGGCCTTCAGCGGCGAGATGCGGCCGCAGGTCGACACATCGATGTCGGCACGAAAGGTCGAGATGCCGTTGTCCGGGTGGCTCTCCGGGTAGGTATGTACCGTCAGATGGCTCTTGTCCAGGTGACCGACCAGCGACTCCGGCAGGGGCCCGGGCGACTCGCTGTTCGACAGGTGTTCTGCGACGATCGGCTCTTCGGAGATCAGCATGGTGACGCTCGCGCCATGCGGGTCATAGTCCTGCCGCGCGATGTTCAGCACGTTGGCGCCGATGATCTCGGTGACCCGGTTGAGGATGTCGGTCAGCCGGTCCGCGTTGTATGCCTCGTCGATATAACGGATGTAGCCGCGTTCCTGCTCGGGCGTCGCCGCGTAGTTGATGTCGTAGATATTGAAGCTGAGCGTCTTGGTGAGATTGTTGAAGCCGTGCAGCTTGATCTTCTTCGATTGCGGCATCACTACTCGCCCCGGGGCAAAAAACGGCCGTCAAAATACGTGAAAACGCCTGTCGCGACAAGCATCTAAGCAAGGTCCCGCCGGGCCTCCCAGGCATCGATCGGAGGGTGATGGATCATCTGGATCAGGGTGCCGTCCGGGTCGTAACAATAGAAACTGCGCGCGCCGTCGCGGTGGGTGCGCGGCGCATTGCGCATCGTCACCTGGTGGTCGCGCAGCCACGCGAACCAGGCATCGACCGCTTCGGCGCTCTCGACGAAGAAACCGATGTGGTCGAGGCGCTGGCCGGCGGTGTCACGTTCGGCCGCCGGGTCGGCCTGATGTAGCGCCAGATTGTCCGGCCCCGACGTCAGGTAGACGTTGTGCGCGTCCGGCCGCCATTCGACACGCATCCCGAGCAGCTCCACGTAGAATCGCTCGCAGGCGCCGAGGTCGCGCACGAACAGTGCGACGTGACGCATGCCATATCCCAGGCCGGGCCGGTTCATTCGACGTCGACGATCTCGAAATCGTGGGTGATCTCGGCGGTCGCAGCCAGCATGATCGACGCCGAGCAATATTTCTCGGCGCTCATGCGGACCGCGCGCTCGACGACCTTCTCGGTCAGCCCCTTGCCGCCGACCCGGAAGTGCGCGTGGATGCGGGTAAATACCTTGGGGTCCTTGTCGGCCCGCTCCGCCTCCAGCTCGACCTCGCAGAAACTGACCTGGTGACGGCCACGGCGCAGGATCAGCAGGACATCGAATTCGGTGCAACCGCCCATGCCGATCAGCAGCATCTCCATCGGCCGCACGCCGAGGTTGCGCCCACCGTGCTCGGGAGGACCGTCCATCACCACCGCGTGGCCACTGCCGGACTCGCCGAGCATGGTCACCCCGTCGACCCATTTGACTCTAGCCTTCATCGGCGCCCCGTCACAAAAACGACCATCGAGGCTAGCACAGTTCGACAATCGGCAGCAGCCTGCCTAGAATCCGGATATTGCCCGAACCCGATACACATGCCGCAGACGAACCCGTATAGCATCGCTCAGCCACCGCCGCGCGACCCGGACTGGCTGAAGCCCTTTCTGGCGCATTGCCACCGTCGGCGCTATCCGGCGAAGACCGAGTTCATCCACCCCGGCGACCCGGCCGACAGCCTGTTCTACCTGGTCTCTGGTCAGGTGACGGTGTACCTCGAGGATGAAGATGGACGCGAGATCATCCTCACCTACCTGAACAAGGGCGATTTCATCGGCGAGATGGGCCTGTTCATCCCGGTGCCCAAGCGTTCGGTGATGGTCCGCACGCGCAGCTCCTGCGAGCTCGCCGAGATCTCCTACGCCAAGCTCGAACAACTGTTCGAAGGCGACCTGCGGTCGTTCACCAAGGACATCCTCTATGCCCTCGGCCGGCAGCTGACCGAGCGCCTCGCGGCGACCAGCCAGAAGGTCAGCCATCTGGCGTTCCTCGACGTCACCGGGCGGATCGCCGGCACGCTGCTCGACCTGTGCAAGCAACCGGACGCGATGACCCATCCGGACGGCATGCAGATCCGCATCACCCGCCAGGAGATCGGGCGCATCGTCGGCTGCTCGCGGGAGATGGCGGGACGCGTCCTCAAGGACCTCGAGGAGCGCGGCCTGATCCACGTCAAGGGCAAGACGATCGTCGTATTCGGCACCCGCTGATCGCTGGTACCCGTCCGGCCCGCCACCTGGCGGACCGAGCGGACGATCTTGCAACGCTCAGCTGAACAACTCGGCGAGCCTTGCGCCCGGATCCTCGGCACGCATGAACGCCTCACCGACCAGGAAGGCATGTACCCCGTGATCGCGCATCAGGCGCACGTCCTTCGGCGCGAGAATGCCGCTCTCGGTCACGACCAGACGGTCGTCGGGTATCCGGTCGAGCAGATCCAGCGTGGTCTGCAACGACACCTCGAAGGTGCGCAGGTTGCGGTTGTTGACCCCGATCAGGCGGTTGTCCGTCTGTAAGGCGCGCTCCAGTTCCTGTGCATCGTGCACCTCGATCAGCACATCCATGCCGAGTTCCCGAGCCCGGTCGTTGAGCGCGCGCAGGCTCCGGTCGTCCAGGCAGGCCGCGATCAGCAGGATGCAATCGGCACCGATCGCACGGGCCTCGAGCACCTGGTAGTCGTCGACGATGAAGTCCTTGCGAATCACCGGCAGGGCACAGGCCGCACGGGCCTGCTGCAGGTAGACGTCGCTGCCCTGGAAGAAATCGATATCGGTCAGCACCGACAGACAGGCGGCGCCGCCGTCGGCGTAGCTGCGCGCAATCTCGGCCGGGTGGAAGTCCTCGCGCAGCACACCTTTCGACGGCGAGGCCTTCTTGATCTCGGCGATCACCGCGGCCTGCCCGGCCTCGACCTTCGCCTGCAACGCGGCGACGAAGCCACGCGGCGTGTCGGCGTCTGCCAGGCGGCCCTCGAGCGCGGCCTGCGTCACCTGTGCCCGGCGCGCAGCGATCTCTTCGCGTTTGCGCGCAACGATGCGCTGCAGGATATCCGGGACCCCATCCATCATTCGAAGCTCTGGGTCAGCACGACCAACCGGTCGAGCCGGTTGCGCGCCTCTCCGCTGGCGATCGCGCGGTCAGCCGCGTGGATACCGTCCTTCAGCGTTGCCGCCACACCGGCGACATAGATCGCGGCACCGGCATTCAACACGACGATGTCGCGCGCGGGACCGGGCCTGTCGTCGAGCACGTCGATGATGGTCTTGACGCTGGCCTCGGGCCCGTCGACGCGGATCTTGTCGAGCGGACTGCGGGACACGCCGAAATCTTCAGGCTCCACGGTGAAACGCCGCACCGCGCCGTCCTTGAGCTCGGCCACCTCGGTCGCATCGCCGATACTGATCTCGTCGAGGCCGTCGCGCGAATGCACGACCATCACATGCCGGCTGCCGAGCCGACGCAAGACCTCGGCGATCGGCTCAAGCAGTTGATCGCTGAATACTCCGAGCAACTGATTCGGCACCCCGGCCGGATTGGTCAGCGGCCCCAGCACGTTGAACACTGTGCGCACACCCATCTCGCGGCGCGGCCCGATCGCATGCTTCATCGCCCCGTGATGACCCGGCGCGAACATGAAGCCGACGCCGACGTCGCGCACGCATTGCGCGACCTGAGCAGGCGTCAGGTCGAGCCGCAAGCCCGCAGTCTCGAGCGCATCCGCGCTGCCGGACTTGCTCGAAACCGAGCGGTTACCGTGCTTTGCGACATGGCAGCCTGCCGCGGCGGCGACGAACATGCTCGCAGTCGAGACGTTGAAGGTGCCCGAGGCATCGCCACCGGTACCGACGATGTCCACGGTGTTCGCCAGATCGCCGATATCCACACCCGACGCCAGCTCACGCATCACGCCCGCTGCGGCGGCTATCTCGCCGATACTCTCGCCCTTCATGCGCAACCCGACCAGGAAACCGCCGATCTGCGCGGGCGTCGCTCCTCCGGTCATGATGGTGCGCATCACGGCGGTCATCTGATCGCCGCTTAGGTCGCGTCGCTCGATCACCTGTGCGATCGCCTGTTTCATATCCATTTCGTACGCCCCCCTGCTGCTCGCCTCAGCGTCCGTCGAGGAAATTCTTCAACATCCGGTGCCCGTGTTCGGTGAGGATCGACTCGGGATGAAACTGCACGCCCTGGATGTCGAGCTCCCGGTGTCTGACCCCCATGATCTCGTCTATTCCGCCGTCGTGCTCGGTCCAGGCGGTGACCTCGAGGCAGTCCGGCAGGGTCGCCCGATCGATCACCAGCGAGTGGTAGCGGGTCGCCTCGAACGGATTCGGCAGATCGGAGAACACCCCGACCGAGCGGTGGTGGATCGGCGAGGTCTTGCCATGCATCACCTCGCGCGCATGCACGATATGGCCACCGAAAGCCTGCCCGATCGCCTGGTGGCCGAGGCATACGCCGAGGATCGGCAACTTGCCGGCGAACGCCTTGATCGCGGCGACCGATACCCCGGCCTGGTCCGGCGTGCAGGGTCCCGGCGAAATCACCAGCTGCCTCGGCTGCAGCGCCGCGATCCCGGCGACGTCAATCTCGTCGTTGCGCACGACTTTCACCTCGGCACCGAGCTCACCGAAATATTGCACGATGTTGAACGTGAAGGAGTCGTAGTTATCGATCATCAACAGCATAGGGGACCTGGCATCTCGGTTTCGCTGGCTTCGACGGGCCATGGGCCGACCATCCCGAGCACAGAAGGGGGCCGCAGTCGCGGTCGAACCCCCGTGGCTCGCGTCAAGCCGGTGATTGTCGCTCAGAATGGGTCGCGACTGTAGCCGCGAAGCCGTCGAAATTGTCCGAGCGGGTCTCGTCGCTGGGCGGCCGCGGAAGACCCTGCGCGATCGATGGGCGCCCGGACAGTAGCAATACCAGCCGAACCGCCCTCACCGTACCGCAGCGGCGATGTAACAGCGCGATGGAACGCATCGCATCATTAATGCAGGGGGGGCGCCCCGAAAAGAGGCGTCGTCGGGTCCGTCGAACCGCGACACGCATCCGCGAGTGGATGCGACAGGGTGCTGCGCGCCGCGAGGGCGCGACAGCCGAACACTTCACTGCAACAGGGGCCCCACCCGAGGTGCGGCCCCGTATCGCCTACAACCGTCCCGGCTCAGCGGGTCTGCAATTTGCGCAGACCGAATCCGAGCAGTCCGAGACTCAGCAACGCGAGACTGCCAGGCAGCGGCACCGCGCTGAACTCGACCCTGTCGATGCTTCCGAAATCACCCCCGCTGGCGACCTGGACACCATCCACCGTCAGGGTGTACTCGCCGTCGCCAAAGGCGCAGCAGATACCGTCGCCGAAGTCGTCATAGAGCATGAAGGTGTAGTGGCCAACATCGATATCCCAGACGAACTGCCAGGGTCCGGGGGCTTCACCGAGAAAATCGCCAGGGAGGACGTACCCGTCGCCGAAACCGATCGGCGAACTGGCTGCCACGTCATAGGCGTAGCCACTCAGCGCAAGACCGGCATTGGCGAGATAATCCGCCTCGCTGGGCGCCGTCGCGGCGTCCCACAGCCCGAATGCCGTCTCCTCGGGGAAGGCGTCGAAAGTGATATCGAGGACGATCTGGCTTGCCAGACCCGAACCCGAAAAGGCGGCCAGCACCAGGCCGGCCAGGAATGTTTTGATTTTCATGTTTTACATCTCCGTCTCAGCAACCTATGCCTGTCGGACGACTCGCAAGTTTCGCGCCACAAACAGGTTACTTAGTTATTACATGCAGTTAAATGGACACGCCTGAAAGGCACCAGAACAATTGTAAATAAAGCTGACAATCGGTGTCGTATCGACAGGTCCGCGAATCGGGGATACAGCATCCACGCGACTCCCTCATCGCTTCATCAGAGCCGCAGTAGGGCAATCGACCACGATCCAGGCAGTCGCTGTCGGCGGGCTGGCCGGTCGAGATATATATCGCCCTTTCGCGCGTTTCGCCCCAGCGCGACATTAAGCCACCGCCGGCGCCCGGGCATTGCGTACACCCCGACGATACACCTGGACCGGTGCTATGGGCGCATTCTACGCAGTGCTGTTGCGCCGGCCTTTAATGTGGATCAATCGATTCACAGGGTTTCGTTCGTCGACGCGGCGCTCACGACGCGGTCGTTTGATGCAGGTCAAAATACGCAACCGCACCGCGCCGGCACCCGGGCCTAGCATGAAGATATAGAACTAAATAAAGCCGAGCCTACCTACATACTGAGATACACAAGCCGGCAAACAGTCGGCAACCGACATACATTCCGTCGTGTGGATTCTCAATGACGAAAATAGAGTCGCTGTTTATATATTTCATTAACGAGTTTCGAATTCCGGCACACCGCAGTCAAAGTGCCGCTATAAACGGGTCGCCACCGCAAGCCGTTGTGGCCCGGCCTCCGACCCAAGAAGTTGACTCAAGGAGGAACCTACAATGATGTACCTCAAACGAACGCTCACACCCCTGGCGGCGTGCGTGCTCGCGGCATCGGCCGGCATAGCGGCCGCCGCGGAACCCGAGATCGTCGCCAGCGACATCTGGCTGAGGAAGGTTATCTACAACCCCTACTTCAATCCACTCGCCGAGGATCAGTCGCTGATCGTCGCCAACCCCGACAGTCCCAGCGGCATCTTCCTCAAGAACGTCTCGCACAACCCGGAATATGCCAGTGCGAAGGCGAAGATGAATGCCGCGACCATCTATGTCCCGGCGCAGAAGGCCGACGGTACGGCGCTCAATGACCGCGACCCGGCGGACCCGAGTCTGTGCCTGGTCGGCGATCTGGTCGCCGATGCGGATGGCACGGCCGACGACAACGTCTGCCAGGTCCAGCCCATCGTGGTTTCCTACGAGGAGGAAGTGGAGCCCTACGGCGTATCGGACGTCTTCCTCGCGGTCTCGCTGGACGACGGCGCGACCTACAAACGCTACAACCTGTCCAAGACCGGCGACCGCAGCTCGTTCTCCACCGAGGACGGCGAAACCAAGTACGGCGACTCGCGCAAACCGGTCCAGCAGGTGAAAGGCAACTTCATCGCCGTATCCTGGACCGACAAATTCTGCTCGACCGGCCGACCGGCCTACGCGGAGTGCACCCTGGATGCGAACGGTGACCCGATCGTGGACGCCGATGACAAATGCATCGCGCCGGTCTATCCGGACCTGTACGGTGTGGCCGGCAGCCAGGGCTCGATCGACTACGATGCCGATCCCGAGTACCAGGACCTCGGTCTGGGCGAGGTGCCCTACAGCTGCGTCTGGGCTTCCCGGGCGACCATGAACAAGCTGGGTTACATGGATCCGAAGGGCGCACCGGTCGTGCAGCTCTACAAGTCCGAGCGCCTCACATCGGGTAGCCGCGACGCCCTGCAGATCTTCATGGGCGGTGGCGGTGGTGCCGGCTTTGCGATGGCCTGGCAGGAAGACCCCGACGGACTGCGTCTCGGCAGTGCCGCGGGACCGGGCGACGGCGGCTCCGGTGC comes from the Chromatiaceae bacterium genome and includes:
- a CDS encoding symmetrical bis(5'-nucleosyl)-tetraphosphatase, which encodes MAIYAVGDIQGCYDELRSALDAVDFDPASDTLWSVGDLVNRGPNSLGVLRFVRGLGDAAICVLGNHDLHLLALANGNDKHKDESSLQPVLSAPDRDELLHWLRHRPLVHYDRELDFVLLHAGLPPQWDLATTLRCAGEVEQVLRSDGHGEYFAHMYGNKPDRWDPKLRGMERWRFTTNCLTRLRYCDADGKLALKEKGPPGSQKRGRVPWFEHPHRASSDQRIVFGHWSTLGYLAQHNVWALDTGCLWGGTLTLLRLDVDPPVRHSTPCASWQNPRRFA
- a CDS encoding VOC family protein, which codes for MNRPGLGYGMRHVALFVRDLGACERFYVELLGMRVEWRPDAHNVYLTSGPDNLALHQADPAAERDTAGQRLDHIGFFVESAEAVDAWFAWLRDHQVTMRNAPRTHRDGARSFYCYDPDGTLIQMIHHPPIDAWEARRDLA
- the speD gene encoding adenosylmethionine decarboxylase; the protein is MPQSKKIKLHGFNNLTKTLSFNIYDINYAATPEQERGYIRYIDEAYNADRLTDILNRVTEIIGANVLNIARQDYDPHGASVTMLISEEPIVAEHLSNSESPGPLPESLVGHLDKSHLTVHTYPESHPDNGISTFRADIDVSTCGRISPLKALNYLIHSFESDIVIMDYRVRGFTRDVNGKKHYIDHKINSIQNFLARDTRERYQMVDVNVYQENIFHTKMMLKEFDLDSYLFGVDVDDVSPKGQREIANKIRREMLEIFYGRNIARGRSV
- the apaG gene encoding Co2+/Mg2+ efflux protein ApaG; this encodes MNHRIEIGVETVYVDEQSDPDADRYVFAYTITISNAGSAPAKLLNRHWLITDANGKVQEVRGEGVVGEQPYLRPGEVFRYTSGTVIETPVGTMEGEYEMVADDGRSFLAPIDRFALSVPRVLH
- a CDS encoding OsmC family protein — translated: MKARVKWVDGVTMLGESGSGHAVVMDGPPEHGGRNLGVRPMEMLLIGMGGCTEFDVLLILRRGRHQVSFCEVELEAERADKDPKVFTRIHAHFRVGGKGLTEKVVERAVRMSAEKYCSASIMLAATAEITHDFEIVDVE
- the trpC gene encoding indole-3-glycerol phosphate synthase TrpC yields the protein MDGVPDILQRIVARKREEIAARRAQVTQAALEGRLADADTPRGFVAALQAKVEAGQAAVIAEIKKASPSKGVLREDFHPAEIARSYADGGAACLSVLTDIDFFQGSDVYLQQARAACALPVIRKDFIVDDYQVLEARAIGADCILLIAACLDDRSLRALNDRARELGMDVLIEVHDAQELERALQTDNRLIGVNNRNLRTFEVSLQTTLDLLDRIPDDRLVVTESGILAPKDVRLMRDHGVHAFLVGEAFMRAEDPGARLAELFS
- a CDS encoding ankyrin repeat domain-containing protein; this translates as MRVLLLMVFGLGLLAPAWAVDAEGRMVAAAAAGRSEEVRDLLVQGVDANTKNGSGRPVLVIAGFNGNRRTTLVLLAAGADVNAVDNGGTSALMAASALGHRELVDLLLVAGADVNLKDTGGKTALARATLAGHGEVVSALKDAGAVEGDAGAEKK
- the pdxA gene encoding 4-hydroxythreonine-4-phosphate dehydrogenase PdxA — translated: MPGRVLAITTGEPAGVGPELCAQIAQRAWPVPLVAIGDPALLYERAAQLGIALKIRELDDRTPEDPAPPGHLWVAPVPLRRPSRCGLVDTGNAPYVLDLLNLAIDGCRNGRFAAMVTAPAHKGVINDAGIPFTGHTEYIAGRAGGRPVMMLSCPGLRVALVTTHLALRAVADAISAERVERVLRILDNDLRHRFGIDRPRILVCGLNPHAGEGGHLGREEIEVIEPVLRRLTAEGLSLQGPLPADTAFTPPRLRDADVVLAMYHDQGLPVLKHMGFGSAVNITLGLPLIRTSVDHGTALDLAGTGNANPDSLAAAISVAIEMLENSAQETTG
- a CDS encoding peptidylprolyl isomerase — encoded protein: MNRLICRLLLPALLIGFSASAGAEELPENLLIERIIAVVGDDVVMLSELRDEATRLEQRLRQKNVSPMPTTPVIQKQAFDNLVMNKLQLAEAARLGIEADEETLTRALSAIAENNRMTVAELREALTAEGVDFDGFRRNMRDEIVIRRLHNREVTNRIQVTKSEVDSYLERSGGADGRTAVHLLYILIEIPDGASAAEREDARRQATQAVEQLRSGSDFRRIAQQISTGQNALQGGDLGWIDFNGVPPLLQPYVTKMQKGDTEGPIAAGRGFHIIQLEDVRYGASNIVRQTHPRHILIRTNEVTADDDARRRLEQLRQRILGGDDFDTLARANSDDKASAIKGGDLGWSTPGNLVPAFEEQMDQLRPGEISQPFKTQFGWHIVQVLERRDFDATDQTRRDQARKALRDEKAEEALQAYLRKLRDEAYIELRLDDSLN
- the crp gene encoding cAMP-activated global transcriptional regulator CRP, which translates into the protein MPQTNPYSIAQPPPRDPDWLKPFLAHCHRRRYPAKTEFIHPGDPADSLFYLVSGQVTVYLEDEDGREIILTYLNKGDFIGEMGLFIPVPKRSVMVRTRSSCELAEISYAKLEQLFEGDLRSFTKDILYALGRQLTERLAATSQKVSHLAFLDVTGRIAGTLLDLCKQPDAMTHPDGMQIRITRQEIGRIVGCSREMAGRVLKDLEERGLIHVKGKTIVVFGTR